A genomic segment from Diceros bicornis minor isolate mBicDic1 chromosome 5, mDicBic1.mat.cur, whole genome shotgun sequence encodes:
- the CLEC14A gene encoding C-type lectin domain family 14 member A, with protein MKPALALCLLWQAFWPPPGRGEHPTADRAGCLASGACYSLHHATIKRMAAEEACNLRGGALSTVRGGAELSAVLALLRAGPGPGGGSKDLLFWVALERGRSHCTLESEPLRGFSWSSPDVGGSDSDTLQWVEEPQRSCTARSCAGLQATGGVEPAGWKEMRCHMRANGYLCKYQFEGLCPAPRPGAASNLSYRAPFQLYSAALDFSPPGTKVSALCPGQLSVTATCIADEVGARWDGIPSGAVLCPCPGRYLRAGKCAELPNCLDDLGGFACECAAGFVLGKDGRSCVTSGEGQPAPGGTKVPTRYPPATAASPLPKRTWSPTVHEKPGEIPQVPGQDSSATSTPEIPRWGAQSTISILQMSPQVKSKAPITSSGTLMPKFNSTSSSGIPPTFDSSTMVFILVSIAVVVLVILTMTVLGLFKLCFHKSPSSRPRKGPLAPPGVESDAEAAALRCSSAHCTDNGVKVGDCALQHRAEGASLTGSSLGSNDT; from the coding sequence ATGAAGCCGGCGCTCGCCCTGTGCCTCCTCTGGCAGGCGTTCTGGCCCCCGCCGGGCCGTGGCGAGCACCCCACCGCCGACCGCGCGGGCTGCTTGGCCTCGGGGGCCTGCTACAGCCTGCACCACGCTACCATCAAGCGGATGGCGGCCGAGGAGGCCTGCAACCTGCGCGGCGGGGCGCTCAGCACGGTGCGCGGGGGCGCCGAGCTCAGCGCAGTGCTCGCGCTCCTGCGGGCAGGCCCGGGGCCCGGAGGGGGCTCCAAAGACCTTCTCTTCTGGGTGGCGCTGGAGCGCGGGCGGTCGCACTGCACCCTGGAGAGCGAGCCTTTGCGGGGTTTCTCCTGGTCGTCCCCCGACGTCGGCGGCTCCGACAGCGACACGCTGCAGTGGGTGGAGGAGCCCCAACGCTCCTGCACCGCTCGGAGTTGCGCGGGACTCCAGGCCACCGGGGGGGTCGAGCCCGCAGGCTGGAAGGAGATGCGATGCCACATGCGCGCCAACGGCTACCTGTGCAAGTACCAGTTTGAGGGCTTGTGCCCCGCGCCGCGCCCCGGGGCCGCCTCTAACTTGAGCTACCGCGCGCCCTTCCAGCTGTACAGCGCCGCGCTGGACTTCAGTCCCCCCGGGACCAAGGTGAGTGCGCTCTGCCCCGGGCAGCTCTCCGTCACGGCCACCTGCATCGCGGACGAGGTCGGCGCGCGCTGGGACGGGATACCCTCCGGGGCGGTGCTCTGTCCCTGTCCCGGGAGGTACCTCCGTGCCGGCAAATGCGCGGAGCTCCCTAACTGCCTAGACGACTTAGGAGGCTTTGCCTGTGAGTGTGCTGCGGGCTTCGTGCTGGGGAAAGACGGACGCTCTTGCGTAACCAGTGGGGAAGGACAGCCGGCCCCTGGGGGGACCAAGGTGCCCACCAGGTACCCGCCGGCTACTGCAGCCAGCCCTCTGCCGAAGAGAACATGGTCACCCACGGTCCATGAGAAGCCAGGAGAGATACCCCAAGTCCCTGGACAAGACAGTTCAGCAACATCTACTCCCGAGATTCCTCGGTGGGGAGCACAGAGCACGATATCTATCCTTCAAATGTCCCCTCAAGTCAAGTCAAAGGCCCCCATCACCTCTTCAGGAACCTTGATGCCCAAGTTTAATTCCACCTCTTCCTCTGGCATTCCCCCGACTTTTGACTCCTCCACCATGGTCTTCATCCTTGTGAGCATAGCGGTGGTGGTGTTGGTGATCTTGACCATGACAGTGCTGGGGCTTTTCAAACTCTGCTTCCACAAGAGCCCTTCCTCCCGGCCAAGAAAGGGGCCTTTGGCCCCACCGGGCGTGGAGAGTGACGCTGAGGCCGCTGCTCTGCGCTGCAGTTCTGCACACTGCACAGACAATGGGGTGAAGGTGGGGGACTGCGCTCTGCAGCACAGAGCAGAGGGCGCGTCGCTGACAGGGTCCTCTCTTGGCTCCAATGATACATAG